One region of Thamnophis elegans isolate rThaEle1 unplaced genomic scaffold, rThaEle1.pri scaffold_139_arrow_ctg1, whole genome shotgun sequence genomic DNA includes:
- the LOC116523280 gene encoding potassium voltage-gated channel subfamily V member 2-like yields the protein MRPAAPRRASFSANMKFRACQKCCRTPNDVDLFIPFSQEKLVKRWSSMDNLADLSQDGGRDLSHPWDPCFLSLNVGGQHFYIAVRAAARYPTTRIGQLATCVDPVKKLDLCDDYSVLRNEYFFDRDPSVFNYVFQFYRSGIMWVLTEFCSANFLQEIEYWGIHMKYTQRCCRILFEEKHDELVEYLKIQRELEAELDTVEKEEHFEGKFLGRFRKAIWNLIENPYSSTLAKVTAILSSLCVLFSVVGMTLSTVKEMQSHTAKEAMEHMETACAIFFTLEYLMRVVSTSSVQQFFRAAFSAIDLVSILPFYIQVVFEYLGEEDAEDTEELHQMRNVGKLGKVLKLIKLMRIFRILKLARHSTGLRAFGFTLRQCCQPVCCLLLFIAMGIFTFSALMHSVEHDVPGTNFTSIPNTWWWAAVSLSTVGYGDTVPETFLGRVVAFGCIAFGIILNGMPISILYNKFSDYYAKLKSQEDKTTVALKTPRKQSLKERLWNKMNQCY from the exons ATGAGGCCAGCCGCGCCCAGGAGGGCCAGCTTCTCGGCCAACATGAAGTTCCGGGCCTGTCAGAAGTGCTGTCGGACCCCCAACGACGTGGACCTCTTCATCCCCTTCTCTCAGGAGAAGCTGGTCAAGCGGTGGAGCTCCATGGACAATTTGGCCGACCTGTCCCAGGATGGCGGCCGTGACCTGTCCCACCCGTGGGATCCGTGTTTCTTGTCCCTCAATGTTGGAGGCCAGCACTTCTACATCGCCGTCCGAGCGGCAGCCAGGTACCCCACCACCAGGATCGGGCAACTGGCCACCTGCGTGGATCCCGTGAAGAAGCTGGACCTGTGCGATGACTACTCGGTGCTGAGGAACGAGTACTTCTTCGACCGGGACCCTTCCGTCTTCAACTACGTCTTCCAGTTCTACCGCAGCGGCATCATGTGGGTGCTGACCGAGTTCTGCTCGGCCAACTTCCTGCAGGAGATCGAGTACTGGGGGATCCACATGAAGTACACCCAGCGGTGCTGCCGGATCCTCTTTGAGGAGAAGCACGACGAGCTGGTGGAGTACCTGAAGATCCAGCGGGAGCTGGAGGCCGAGCTGGACACGGTGGAGAAGGAAGAGCACTTCGAGGGGAAGTTCCTGGGCCGGTTCCGGAAGGCCATCTGGAACCTGATCGAGAACCCCTACTCTTCGACCCTGGCTAAAGTCACGGCCATCTTGTCCAGCCTCTGTGTCCTCTTCTCGGTGGTGGGGATGACCCTCAGCACGGTGAAGGAGATGCAGAGCCATACCGCCAAGGAGGCCATGGAGCACATGGAGACCGCCTGCGCCATCTTCTTCACCCTGGAGTACCTCATGCGGGTGGTCTCCACCTCCAGCGTGCAGCAGTTCTTCCGGGCGGCCTTCAGCGCCATCGACCTGGTGTCCATCCTGCCCTTCTACATCCAGGTCGTCTTCGAGTACCTGGGCGAGGAGGACGCCGAGGACACGGAGGAGCTGCACCAGATGCGCAACGTGGGGAAGCTGGGCAAGGTCCTGAAGCTCATCAAGCTGATGCGGATCTTCCGGATCCTCAAGCTGGCTCGGCACTCCACGGGGCTGAGGGCCTTCGGCTTCACCCTCCGGCAGTGCTGCCAGCCggtctgctgcctcctcctcttcatcgCCATGGGCATCTTCACCTTCTCCGCCCTCATGCACTCCGTCGAGCACGACGTCCCGGGCACCAACTTCACCAGTATCCCCAACACCTGGTGGTGGGCGGCC gtgaGCCTCTCCACGGTGGGCTACGGGGACACTGTGCCGGAAACCTTCCTGGGCAGGGTGGTGGCCTTCGGCTGCATCGCCTTCGGCATCATCCTGAACGGGATGCCCATCTCCATCCTCTACAACAAGTTCTCCGACTACTACGCCAAGCTCAAGTCCCAGGAGGACAAGACCACCGTGGCCCTCAAGACCCCCCGCAAGCAGAGCCTCAAGGAGAGGCTGTGGAACAAGATGAACCAATGCTACtga